GTTCGATCTCCGTCTCGATGGCGTCCGTGTCGACCGGCCGCATCACCACCCCGGCCAGGTCGCCGCCCGTCCTGACCGCCTGCCGAACGTCGTTGTCTTCGAGCAACACGGCGTAGGTATCGGCCGGTCCCGGGTCCGTGAGGTACGGATCGCCCGCCGCGACCACGCCGTCGTCGGTTCGATCGAACCGTCTGGTGTGCGTGTCGCCCCCGACGGTCAGCTCGACGCGGCCCGCGTCGGCACCGCGTCGTAGCGGCGTCGTCTCGCCGCCGAGCACCGCCCGGATCGCCCGCAGGAACGAGGTCCTGTTGGTCGCGTTGCGACCCGCCAGTACCGTCACACCTGGGTCGAGCTCGACCGTCGTCGCCTCGATGCCGCCGACGTCCCGGACCGAGACCGAGGCGGTACCCGCCCCGTCGTCGGTCGTCGACTCCGAACGGTCGTCGTCGGATCCGTCCGCCCCAGCGTCGCCGCCCATGCCCGCTCCCGGGAGCGGCGCGCGTAAATGCGTTCGTATCTCAGCGGGTGCCGTCGTCGGGATCGCACCCGCAGCCGCCGTCGCGGAGCAACGAGACGGCGTCGCGGTCGGCGCCGCAGTCGTGACAGATGACGCGTGCGTCGAGGAACACGTCGAACTCTCCGAGGGTGATCCGGTCGGCGTCACGGTGGCGGGTGAGCGTGCCCTCGGCGACGGTGGTCGTCCGCCCGACGAGCCGCTGGAGCGTCTCCACGTCGCTGTCGACAGGGTCGGTCGCCGACTCCGGCGGCGCGACCCCTCTGACCTCCGTGAGGTAGGTATGGACGGCCTGGTGGGAGACGAAGTCCTCGGCGAGCGCGTCCACGTCGACGCCGGCGCGGGCGAGGTCGTTGCGCATCTCGGCCCTCCGCCCTTCGCTCGTCTCGTCGTCGGTCAGCGTCTCGTAGGCGTCGGCGACCGCGTGTTCGGTCGGGTTGCGGTCGGCACGACGCATCGCCGACCGCAGGACGGCCCTGTTGAACTCGTCGGCCAGGTCCCGGAGACTCGTCCGCGCCCCGGTCGAACCCGTCCAGCTGTCGACCAGTCTGTCACCCATCCCATCCAGCCCGTAGGCGGCGACGAGCCGCTCGACTTTGCTCCGTCTGCCCTCGGGCGCGTCGTCCGACACCATGGCTGGGGCTCTCGGGGCGCAACCGTATACCTGTCGGTGGTCGTTCAGGTCTGGCGGCGAGAAACCGCGGTCGAACCGGCCGCGGCGCCGGCCCATCGGGTCACGGGCTGGGGGCCGGCACCACGGCCGCGGACCGCTGGTAGACGCAGCCGTCTTCCCGCGTAGCGCCCCGGGCGAGGAGCGCCAGACCGACGGAGCGGCCGACCGGTGGGCTGGGAAGCCGACGGGAACGGGCGTCACGTCGGCGATGCACAGGGGTTCGGGCGTGTCAGGTGGTTCCGGTCGTTGGGTCGACGGCGATCGATCGGAGGGGGGTGAGACGGTTAAACCGAGTCAATCGTTCACGGGGGTACGCACCGCGTAACGGGCCGCTGAGAGGCGACTGGCGATACCTTCGACCGCTTCGGACGAGTAGCGACTCGCTTCAGACCGCCGGCGTTCGCGGACCGGTTCCTCCGCGCGGAACGACCTGCGACCCCTTGCCGTTCGAAGCGAGCTCGGAGCCCGTCGCCGCGGTATCGAATTCGAAACCGGCCCGTACGCGGACGATAACCAAGTGTGACCCCTCGGTACCTCCGTGCGGGGGGTCGGGGGAGGTCCCACCGCCGTCCATTCGACTGCACGGACGCCCGCCGCCGGTCCGACGCCCGTCCCGGACGACGGCGGGCGCCGCCCTGATTCCCTGTTCCATTCTTTGAAGCCCGACCGCGATAGCGGCCGCGTTCGGCGACGACCGCGATAGCGGCCGCTCGCGGACACCGCGCCGTCGTCGGCCGTTTAGTCGACCCATTACTATGCGTATCGACCCCCTGACGGACGGACGATGAGCGAACGGACCGAACGCCTGGTCGTCGAAGGCGGGACCGTCGTCACGCCCGCGGCCGCACTCGAGGACGCCCGCGTCGTCGTCGAAGGCGACCGGATCGCCGCGGTCGAGGGGACCGAACGCGCCGGCGGGAACGACGGTCGGGTGACGGCCGACGGAGCCCGCGACGACGGGACGACAGAGCGGCGCCTCGACGCCACCGACCGGGTCGTCCTCCCGGGGCTGGTCGACCTCCACGGTGACGAGGTCGAACGCTATCGGTTCCCCCGGTCGGGCGAGCGCGTCGACGCGGCGACCGCGCTGGCGACGGCCGACCGGCTAGCGCTGGCGGCCGGCGTCACGACCAAGTTCGACGCGATCGCCTTCGAGGAGGCCCCGGAGAAGAACCGGTCGATCGAGGGCGCGACGGAGCTTCTGGAGGCGGTCGACACGGACGCCGACCTGGTGGCCGACCACCGCGTCCACGCCCGGTGTGAGGTCACCGATCCCGCCTCGGTCGCGGTCGTCGGCGACCTGGTCGAGCGACCGGTCGTCGACATCGCATCGGTGATGGCACACGCGCCCGGCCGCGGCCAGTTCGAAGACGAAGCGGCGTTCGCCAGCCGCTACGCCGACGGCCGGGGCGCCGCCGCCGACGAGGCGGCCCGGGCCGGGGCGGAACGGCGCGCCGTCCCCGAGCGGACCGTCAGAGAGCGGGTCGCCGACCTCGCCGAGGAGTTGTCGGCGGCGGACGTGCTGGTCGCCTCCCACGACGACGCCGACCCCGCCGCCGTCGAGCACGCGCTGGCCCACGGCGTCGATCTGTGCGAGTACCCGGTGTCGCTCCCCGCGGCCCGCCGGGCGAACGAGCGCGGCGCCGCGACCGCGATGGGCGCGCCGAACCTCGTCCGCGGCGGGAGCCTCTGGGGCAATCTCGACGCCCGCGAGGCGATCGACGCCGGCGTCGTCGACCTGCTCTGCTCGGACTACCGCCCCCAGGCGCTGCTGGCGTCGGTGTTCGTCGACACCGGCGAGCCCCTCGCCCGCCGAGTGGCTCGCGTCACGAGCGAGCCCGCCCGGGTCGCCGGCCTCGACGACCGGGGCGAGCTCGCGCCGGGTGCGCGGGCCGACCTGGTCGTCGTCGACCCCGATCCGGTGCCGACCGTGACCCGCGCCGTCGTCGCCGGACGGGACGTGTACCGTTGCGGGCGGTGACCGCCGGGCGACCGCCGTCGGAGCCGGTGGCCGCCAGGATGGCGACCACGGTGAGACGCGACGAGCCATCGATCCGAACAGTTTCGACAGTTTTCGCCAGTTCGGTCGTTTAACCGCCCTATACACTGTTTTCCGGCGCTGTAGACGACCAATTACAATGAGTCGACGCCGCCTCCGATGCGGTATGTCGACGGACACGACGCGCCAGACCGGCGGCGAACGCGAAGCGCCGACGTGGGAGCTACGAGCGGTCGTCGAGCGCTACGACGACGCACCGGACGAGTGTACCATCTACCCCGCCGGGGTCGACGAACACAAGCGGATGGCGACCTGGGTCTCGGCGACCGAACCGGCGTTCGTCGAGCTCGGCGCGGTCCGCTGAGCCGCGAAGCGGTCTCGTTTTTCGGATTCGTTCGATTCGACCGCCGAACCCGAGAGCCGAGACCGAACCCGGCGGTCGGTGTCGAACCCGAGAGCCGAGGCCGAGTCCGGTAGCTGGTGCTGCCCGAGTAGCAAAGAACGGAGACGTAACGGGGGAGACGCTACTCCTCGTCGCGGCGGTCGAGCGTCTGTGCGGCGGAGACGCCGACGACCCCGACGAGGACGACCGTCGCGACGACGGTCGGCGTCAGACCGACGGCGGCGGCGCCGAGCTGGCTCGCGACCAGTCCGAGGACGCCGGCGCCCGTGAGCGACCCGTAGTAGAGCGGCCACGGGCGGTCGAGGTCGTCGGACTCCTCGAGGTACTCGTAGAGCTGGGCAGCGTTCGGGCCGAGCGAGATCCGGCCGCGGTTCTGATTGAACTCGACGATGTCCATGTCGTCCATCTTCGGGAGGTGACACTGGTAGAGCCCGACGTAGACGCACTTGCGCTCGTTGGACGTCACCTGCGCGACGGTCGTCCCGTTCTCGACGGCGGCGACGTGCTCCGCGAGCTCCCCGAGCGAGACCGTTCCGCCGTGGTCTTGCAGGTAGTGAAGCACCGTCCGGCGCCGTTCGTTCTTGAGGATCTCGAAGACGTGGTCGAGCGGCAGGTCGGCGACCGACTGGGAGTCGGCCTCCGACTCGGGGGCGGATTCGGTCTCCGCGACCGCTTCCGGTTCGGGCTCGTCGGCTTCCTCGGCGAGGATATCACCGTCGCCCGCACGCTGGGACGTCGACGACATCAGGTCGCCACCTCCGGAGAGCCGCGCCTCCGATCCTCGGTCACGCTTCGGGCGAGACGTGGTCGCGAGCGCTCACTCATGAGTCGCCCGCCGAAACGTGTCCGTGACAGTTAGCGTTCGATTCGCGGTCGGTTCGTGGGATATGTCGGCATTCATGTGTCCGTACCCCCGGCGCTGGAGACCCCTCCACAGAGTGTGTTGCGCCGTCTGTCCGTGATGGCTCATGGCCACTTAATCTTTCTTGATTGAACAATCACCAGCGTTAGTATAACGCGGTGGTTACCCCGGCCCGTTTCGGCCGTCCGGGAGTAAGGCCGACGCTACGGGCGAACCGACCGGGGTATGCGATCCGTTCGCATCGTAAGGGTGGGGCTTCGCGATGCGTCGTGATCCCGAAGCTTCTTTGCGAGCGGGGAGAATTCCCGTGGTGTATTCGAATGGTGTCAGAAACGACTGCTGGAGCACACTGGGTGGTGTGAGGATGGCGGAACGAACGGCGGAGGGAGACGACCCCGTGGCGGTCCGGGAGGGCGGACCGCGCGTAGTTCACTCGCGAGCGGCCGACCGAGACCGGGAGACGGACCTGAGTATCGCCGTGGTCGAGGCGATCGCCGAGGCGAAGGCGATAGAGCCGACCGAGATGGAGGCGACCCTGTACGACGCCGTCGACCCGGACGCGCTCGACAGACTGTTCACCGACCACGGAGGAGCGGTCGCCGGCCGCGTCGTGTTCGAGATCGGCGCCCACGAGGTCACGGTGCAGTCGAACGGTGACGTGCTGGTCAGACAGATCGACCCTCGCTAGTCCTCCCCGGAGCCGTCACCGAACCGGACGACCGGGTGCCCGACAGCGTCGGCGTCGAACTGCCGACGCCCGTCGAGGACGACCGGGTCGTCGAACGCCGCCCAGGGGATCGTCTCGAACTCGTCGTGGGCCGTGGCGACGACGGCAAGGTCCAGTTCGCGGGCGCCGATGTCGTCCAGCGAAACGCGCTCGACGCCCTCCGGCGGCGAGTCCGTGGTGACGGGGTCGACCGCGTACACCGTCCCCGCGCGGTCGGCGAGTAGCTCCGCGATATCGACCCCGGGCGAGGCGCGCGTCTCGTCGACGCCGGGGCGGTAGGCGAGTCCGAACACGGCGACGGTAGCGTCGGACAGGTCCCGACCCTCGTCGGCCAACGCCTCGGCCGCCCGGTCGACCGTGTACTCTGGCATGTACTCGTTGACGTGTCGGGCCGTCTCCAGCAGCGGCGTCGCGCTCTCGAGCTCCGAAATGACGAAGTACGGGTAGTACGGGATGCAGTGGCCGCCGACGCCCGGGCCGGGGTCGTGGATGTCGCAGAAGGGCTGGGTGTTGGCCACCGCGATCGCCTCGGGCACGTCGACGCCGAACTCCCTCGAGAGCGTCGCGAGCTCGTTCGCCAGGGCGATGTTGACGTCGCGGTACAGCCCTTCGAACACCTTCACGCACTCGGCGGTCGCGGCGTCGCTCACCGCGTAGATCTCCGCGTCGGTGATCTGCCCGTAGACCAGCTCGGCGACCCGGGTGCTCTCGTCGTCGGCACCGCCGACGACCTTCGGGTGGGCGCCTCGGATGTCGTCGAGCGCCCGACCGCTCATAGTCCGCTCGGGGCAGACGGCGAGGCCAAACTCACCGAGTTCGAGGCCGCTCTCGGCTTCGAGCCAGGGGCTCACGCGGTCGCGACAGGTTCGCGGTGGGACGGTCGACTCGACGATCACCGTGTCACCGGGCTCGAGCCCCTCGCCGACCGACCGGACCGCCGCTTCCAGCGCCGAGAGGTCGGGCCGGTCGTCCTCGACGAGCGTCGGGACGATGACGACGTGGACGCTCGCCTCGGCGGCGGCGCCGACCGCGTCGGTCGTCGCCGACAGCGACCCGTCGGCAGTCAGTCGTTCGACCGCCTCGGGGAGCCCGGGCTCGCCCTCGATGGGGCACTCGCCGGCGTCGACGGCCCGGGCAACCTCGGGGTCGATGTCGACGCCGGTCACCGCACCGGACACCTCGGCGTAGACGGCGGCCAGCGGCAGGCCCATCTTCCCGAGGCCGTAGACGGCGACGGGGACCGAGCCGTCGGTGAACGCGCGTCGCTGGGCGGGTTCGTCGGCGTCGGCTCCGTAGAGTGCCGTCGGTTCCGAGCGCTGGCTGCTCATGGGCTGGGCACCTCCGCGGACGGGCGGTCGGACCCGCCCTCGGCGGCGGCCTCGATCCGCTCGGCGAGTTCGACCGCGCGGATGCCGTCCTCGCCGGTCGTCTCCGGTTCGGTCCGCTCGCGGACCGACTCGGCGAACGACGACAGTTCGTTTTTCAGCGGCTCGCCCGTCTCGACGGTCGGTCGTTCGATGACGCTCTCGTGGCGGTAGCGCACGTCGCCGTCGGTCGCGACGTACTCCGGCAACGAGTGGCGGTGGATCTCGACGGACTGGTCCATGTAGTCGACCTCGACGTGGCAGTCCTCGGCGGTCACCGCCAGGTCGCGGACCCGCTCCTGGGTGACGCGGCTGGCCGTCAGCGACGCGACGCGGCCGTCGGCGAACTCCAGCTGGGCGACGACGTGGCCGCCCTCGGCCGCGCCGGCCGCCGCCACGTCCACGACAGGCTGGTCGGTCAGCGAACAGATCACGTCGATGTCGTGGATCATGAGGTCGAAGACGACGCTGTCGACGCTGTCGCGGTCGACCGGTGGGCCCTGCCGTCGGGCGGCGAAGGCGATCGGGTCGGCGTCGACCATGACGTCACCCAGCGCGATGACGGCGGGGTTGTACCGCTCGATGTGGCCGACCTGGACGAGACAGTCCGCCTCGCGGGCGGCCGCGAGGAGGTCCCGTCCCACGTCGGGGTCGGCGACGAACGGCTTCTCGACGAGGATATCCGTCCCGGCGTCGATGGCCGCTCGCGCGACCGCCTCGTGGAACCGCGTCGGGACGACCACCGAGACGGCCTCGGTCCGGGCGAGGAGCGTCTCGCGGTCGCGTGCGGCCGTGTCGAACTCCGCGGCGACCTCGGCGGCGCGGTCGGCGTCGACGTCGGCGACCCCGATCAGGTCGACGCCGGGGAGTTCGCTGTAGACCCGCGCGTGGTGGCGACCCATGTTCCCGACGCCGACGACGCCGGTACGGACCTGGTCGCTCACGACCGCCCTCCGTCGCCGGCCGCGCCACGGCGTCGCGCGCCGACCGAGTTCGACCATCGCTCGACCCGCGTGAGCGCGCCGTTCGACGCGTTCCGGGCCCGGTTGCCTAACGGGGACCTGACCGCCGGTGTCGACCGTCCGTGCTTCATGAATCACCCGGGGGTAGCGCCGAGCGTCGGCTTTGTTATGCGTTTCCTTTGACTGGTAGCCCGTCGATACGGATCGGCCCGCCCAGCGGGTCGCTCACGGTCTCCCCGGATACGGCCCGAGAGCGCCTATCACGGCCGATAACCGGACCCCAGGCGGTCGCGGTTCGGGTAACCGGTTCGTAACAAAGTGAGACCCACTGATTTGCCCGTCTGTGTCGAGATACGACAATGGGGTGGCTGCCAGTAGTAACAGTCCACCGACATACCGACGCGAGGGCTGATGGTGGATGTCGACAGACGAGGAGGCGCTCACGCAGGACGTCGTCTTCGACATCCTCAGTAGCGCCAGACGACGCTACGTGCTCTATCTGCTCCGCACCGACGACGCGCCGGTCGAACTGACGGAGCTCGCAGAGGACGTGGCGGCCTGGGAGAACGACACGACTGTCGAAGATCTGACGAAACAGCAACGCAAGCGCGTCTACGTCTCGCTGTATCAGACGCACGTCCCCAAACTCGAGGACGCCGGGCTGGTTCGCTACGACCAGGACACCGGTGAGGTCGAGCTGACGCAGGCGGCCAACGACGTCGACCAGTACCTGAACCCGGGCGAGCGGGAGGTGCCCTGGCAGTACCTGTACCTCCCGCTGGCGCTCCTCGGGATCGCCCTGGTCGCCCTGTCGAACCTGAACGTCTGGGTCTTCGCGGACATGACCGACGTCACGCTCGGCGTCATCGTCTTCTCGGGCTTCCTCCTCACCGTCGGCGCACACATCGTCGTGTGGACCATGAACCGCCGTCAGGTCCCCGACGACCTCCGCAGACACTCCTGACGCCTCGTGGGGCGACGCCGCCTGCCGTGTCCTCTCGAGCCGTCAGTGCCCACCGACTCCGGGACGGGGCGGTGCCGACCGGGGGCGGCGCTGGTCGAACGAAGCGAGGCCGCCAGAACACGGCGGCGCGCCGAAAGTGACAGGAACCCGGGTCGACGGTGCCGGCGACTACTCCTCTTCGACGTCTTCGGGCAACAACTGCTCGGGCTCGCGCTCGTAGGCCGGCGTGTCCACGAACTGGGCGATTCGCTCCAGGTCGCTGTCGGAGATGTGTTCCGTCATCGGCTATGATCCCGTCCCACCGACCGATAGTAATCCGGCCCCTAAAGCCGCTTCGTGCCACGAGACCGTCGGGCGGCGTCTCGGCACGCGACTCGCAGGTATTCGCTAGTCTCCCCGCCGGAACGACGCGACACCGTGGAGCAGAGCCGCATCGTCGTCGCTCGCGCCCCGCACGGACTCGGCACGCGACGCGGCGCGCCCGCGCGTGACGCCGCCGATCGATCCACCGGTCCGGGCCTGCAGGCCTCCCGGAAGGGAGCGACCATCCCCACAAGTGTCACGAATGGAGCTGATTCCGAGCCGGACGGCCCGGGAACGGTCACCCTACTCGCGGGGTACCCATTACAAACCTATGCCTGTAAAGTCGAGCGCGGTTCGGACGGGAGTCGGACGCGAGAAACGGCGGTTCGGAGTGGGACGGCGTCGGGTAAGGGCGCCGTACTCGCCGGTCGAACGGGCGGTCCCCGGTCGTCACGGGTGGCGTGCGGAGCGACGCGAGGTGTCGCCGGCCGACGGCTGGGTCGGCCGCTCGCCAGCTGGTGCGCGGTCGGGCCGGATTCGCTCACACCATGTTTTCGGCTTCGATCTTGTCCCACACGTCGCGTCCCTGTTCTGTGAGGCCGTAGACGCGGCCTTTCTTTCGGTCGTCGGAGACGAGGAGGTCCACGAGCGACCGTTCTCGGAGGCGCTGGAGCGCCCGCGAGACGTGCGCGATACCCACGTCCTCGTCGGAAGCGATCTGCGACGGCGTCGAGGGGCCGTCTGCGAGTCGCTTGAGAACTGCGACGCGATACCGCGAACTGATGACGAAGCTGACGTCGTCCCAATCTGTGGTCATTGTTGCAATGTAGTGTCGGACGGGTGCATCCTGCTGCCGGTCGGTGACCGGGAACTCACGCGGACGTTGTCGTCGGGACCCGCTTGCGTCCCACTTTCCGCTGTACTCACACCGAGTCGGCTACCACGTAAAGAGGTTTCGACGCTCCAGAATTTTCGCTTTGCGTACCGCGATTACGGTGGTCTGAACGGTCGCGCCGACCGGCCGGCCGAGCGCGTAACCTCGACATAACGCACCCCCCGCCTGGCGCGGAGTCGCGCACGCGGTCGACGCCAGTTCGCGCCGGACGCTTTGGTCGGATCGTCCGGTGCGAGCCGGTCGTGTCCCGGAGGCGAGAGTATATAACAACGGAGTGAGAACTGACGGTATGGGGTCAGAGCAGCCACCGGAGAGCCGGTCGAGTGACGACGACCGGCGAGGAGGCGGAGATCCGGACGGACCGAGGGGGAAAAGCGACGCGGACGGCGAGAGCGCGACGAACGCGTCGGCGACCGAACCGGGGGAGGGCGACGCCGCCCGCGAGCGGTCGGTGTCGGTCGACGACCTGTTCGAGTTGCTGGCCCGTCCCGGCAACAGGTACACGCTGGCGTATCTGAGCCGGGCCGAGGGGCCGGTGCCCTACGAGGACCTCGTCGAGACTGTCGTCGACGGGGCGAATACCCCCGAAGGGCTCTCGACGGCCGACTTCCGCGACCAGGTCGCGACGAGGCTCGTCCACTCGAACCTCCCGAAGCTCGACGACGCCGGCCTCGTCGAGTACGACCGCGCCCAGCGGACGGTCCGCGCGACCGAGACGACGGCCGTCGCGGTTCCGTATCTCGAACTCGCGATGGACCAGTTTTCGACCGAGTGACGCGGGCGTGGCGGACCGCCGTCGTGGCGCGTACGGCCGGCGCAACACGTCGACCGGGGACGCGTCGTGACGGCCGCCCGCGCAAGCGCTCCATAACAAAGGTCGACCGGTGCCGACCGTCGACCGACACATGAGCGAACAGGACCTCTCGACCGTCCGAATCGGCGACGGCTGCGACGTCGCCGAGACGGCGGTCGTCGGCGAGCCCGGGGGCTCCGACGGCGCGTACACTCGAATCGGCGACGACGCAACCGTCCGCGGTGGTACCATCCTCTACACCGACGTCGAGATCGGCGACGGCTTCTCGACCGGCCACCACGCGCTGGTCCGCGGCGGAACCGAGATCGGCGACGACGTCCTCGTCGGAAGCCACGCCGTCCTCGACGGGGACGTGACCCTCGGTTCGCGCGTCAGCTGCCAGACCGGCGTCTACCTCCCGCCGAAGACGACCGTCGAGGACGACGTGTTCCTCGGCCCCCACGCCGTCGTCACGAACGATCCGTACCCGGTTCGCGAGACGAGCGACCTCGTCGGCGCCACCCTCGAATCGAACGTCTCCGTGGGCGCCAACGCGACGGTCCTCCCCGGCGTGACCGTCGGCGAGGGGTCGTTCGTCGCCGCCGGCTCGGTCGTGACCGAGGACGTACCGCCGAGGACGCTCGCGATGGGCAACCCAGCGCGTCACGACCCGCTCCCCGAGGCGCTCCTCGGAGGGAACGAGCTGTGAGCCTCGAAGACCACCGCCGGATCCCCATCGCCGAGCCCGCACTGGGTAGCGAGGAACGCGAGCGCGTCGCGGACGTGCTCGACAGCGGGATGATCGCCGACGGCGAGGAGGTCCGCGCGTTCGAGCGGGAGTTCGCCACGACCTGTCACGTCGACCACGGCGTCGCCACCTCGAACGGGACGACGGCGCTACACACCGCCCTGCGTGCCTGCGGGATCGGCGAGGGCGACACCGTCGTCACGACGCCGTTCTCGTTCGTCGCGACGGCCAACGCCGTCCGCTTTTGCGGCGCCGAGCCCGTCTTCGCCGACGTCGACCCCGACACCTACAACCTCGACCCGACCGCGGTCCGCGAGGCCGTCGAGATCCGTGGCGGCGACGTGGACGCCGTCCTCCCGGTCCACCTCTACGGGCTGCCCGCGCCGATGGACGAACTGTGCGGGCTGGCCGAGGAGTACGACGCCGTCGTCGTCGAGGACGCGGCCCAGGCCCACGGCGCCCGCTACCGCGGCGAGCCGGTCGGGTCGCTCGGCGACGCCGCCGCGTTCTCTTTCTACCCGACGAAGAACATGACCACCGGCGAAGGTGGGATGGTCGTCACCGACGACGAGCGGGTCGCCGACCGCGCGGCGCG
This DNA window, taken from Halosimplex litoreum, encodes the following:
- a CDS encoding alpha-D-ribose 1-methylphosphonate 5-triphosphate diphosphatase; protein product: MSERTERLVVEGGTVVTPAAALEDARVVVEGDRIAAVEGTERAGGNDGRVTADGARDDGTTERRLDATDRVVLPGLVDLHGDEVERYRFPRSGERVDAATALATADRLALAAGVTTKFDAIAFEEAPEKNRSIEGATELLEAVDTDADLVADHRVHARCEVTDPASVAVVGDLVERPVVDIASVMAHAPGRGQFEDEAAFASRYADGRGAAADEAARAGAERRAVPERTVRERVADLAEELSAADVLVASHDDADPAAVEHALAHGVDLCEYPVSLPAARRANERGAATAMGAPNLVRGGSLWGNLDAREAIDAGVVDLLCSDYRPQALLASVFVDTGEPLARRVARVTSEPARVAGLDDRGELAPGARADLVVVDPDPVPTVTRAVVAGRDVYRCGR
- a CDS encoding DUF7344 domain-containing protein, translating into MSSTSQRAGDGDILAEEADEPEPEAVAETESAPESEADSQSVADLPLDHVFEILKNERRRTVLHYLQDHGGTVSLGELAEHVAAVENGTTVAQVTSNERKCVYVGLYQCHLPKMDDMDIVEFNQNRGRISLGPNAAQLYEYLEESDDLDRPWPLYYGSLTGAGVLGLVASQLGAAAVGLTPTVVATVVLVGVVGVSAAQTLDRRDEE
- a CDS encoding HalOD1 output domain-containing protein → MAERTAEGDDPVAVREGGPRVVHSRAADRDRETDLSIAVVEAIAEAKAIEPTEMEATLYDAVDPDALDRLFTDHGGAVAGRVVFEIGAHEVTVQSNGDVLVRQIDPR
- a CDS encoding acyltransferase — its product is MSEQDLSTVRIGDGCDVAETAVVGEPGGSDGAYTRIGDDATVRGGTILYTDVEIGDGFSTGHHALVRGGTEIGDDVLVGSHAVLDGDVTLGSRVSCQTGVYLPPKTTVEDDVFLGPHAVVTNDPYPVRETSDLVGATLESNVSVGANATVLPGVTVGEGSFVAAGSVVTEDVPPRTLAMGNPARHDPLPEALLGGNEL
- a CDS encoding DUF7344 domain-containing protein; protein product: MSTDEEALTQDVVFDILSSARRRYVLYLLRTDDAPVELTELAEDVAAWENDTTVEDLTKQQRKRVYVSLYQTHVPKLEDAGLVRYDQDTGEVELTQAANDVDQYLNPGEREVPWQYLYLPLALLGIALVALSNLNVWVFADMTDVTLGVIVFSGFLLTVGAHIVVWTMNRRQVPDDLRRHS
- a CDS encoding DUF7511 domain-containing protein: MSTDTTRQTGGEREAPTWELRAVVERYDDAPDECTIYPAGVDEHKRMATWVSATEPAFVELGAVR
- a CDS encoding winged helix-turn-helix domain-containing protein codes for the protein MTTDWDDVSFVISSRYRVAVLKRLADGPSTPSQIASDEDVGIAHVSRALQRLRERSLVDLLVSDDRKKGRVYGLTEQGRDVWDKIEAENMV
- the rdfA gene encoding rod-determining factor RdfA, with the translated sequence MVSDDAPEGRRSKVERLVAAYGLDGMGDRLVDSWTGSTGARTSLRDLADEFNRAVLRSAMRRADRNPTEHAVADAYETLTDDETSEGRRAEMRNDLARAGVDVDALAEDFVSHQAVHTYLTEVRGVAPPESATDPVDSDVETLQRLVGRTTTVAEGTLTRHRDADRITLGEFDVFLDARVICHDCGADRDAVSLLRDGGCGCDPDDGTR
- a CDS encoding Gfo/Idh/MocA family protein — protein: MSDQVRTGVVGVGNMGRHHARVYSELPGVDLIGVADVDADRAAEVAAEFDTAARDRETLLARTEAVSVVVPTRFHEAVARAAIDAGTDILVEKPFVADPDVGRDLLAAAREADCLVQVGHIERYNPAVIALGDVMVDADPIAFAARRQGPPVDRDSVDSVVFDLMIHDIDVICSLTDQPVVDVAAAGAAEGGHVVAQLEFADGRVASLTASRVTQERVRDLAVTAEDCHVEVDYMDQSVEIHRHSLPEYVATDGDVRYRHESVIERPTVETGEPLKNELSSFAESVRERTEPETTGEDGIRAVELAERIEAAAEGGSDRPSAEVPSP
- a CDS encoding DUF7344 domain-containing protein, which codes for MGSEQPPESRSSDDDRRGGGDPDGPRGKSDADGESATNASATEPGEGDAARERSVSVDDLFELLARPGNRYTLAYLSRAEGPVPYEDLVETVVDGANTPEGLSTADFRDQVATRLVHSNLPKLDDAGLVEYDRAQRTVRATETTAVAVPYLELAMDQFSTE
- a CDS encoding nucleotide sugar dehydrogenase translates to MSSQRSEPTALYGADADEPAQRRAFTDGSVPVAVYGLGKMGLPLAAVYAEVSGAVTGVDIDPEVARAVDAGECPIEGEPGLPEAVERLTADGSLSATTDAVGAAAEASVHVVIVPTLVEDDRPDLSALEAAVRSVGEGLEPGDTVIVESTVPPRTCRDRVSPWLEAESGLELGEFGLAVCPERTMSGRALDDIRGAHPKVVGGADDESTRVAELVYGQITDAEIYAVSDAATAECVKVFEGLYRDVNIALANELATLSREFGVDVPEAIAVANTQPFCDIHDPGPGVGGHCIPYYPYFVISELESATPLLETARHVNEYMPEYTVDRAAEALADEGRDLSDATVAVFGLAYRPGVDETRASPGVDIAELLADRAGTVYAVDPVTTDSPPEGVERVSLDDIGARELDLAVVATAHDEFETIPWAAFDDPVVLDGRRQFDADAVGHPVVRFGDGSGED
- a CDS encoding DegT/DnrJ/EryC1/StrS family aminotransferase → MSLEDHRRIPIAEPALGSEERERVADVLDSGMIADGEEVRAFEREFATTCHVDHGVATSNGTTALHTALRACGIGEGDTVVTTPFSFVATANAVRFCGAEPVFADVDPDTYNLDPTAVREAVEIRGGDVDAVLPVHLYGLPAPMDELCGLAEEYDAVVVEDAAQAHGARYRGEPVGSLGDAAAFSFYPTKNMTTGEGGMVVTDDERVADRAARFVNHGRNDQYEHVELGHNFRMTNVAAAIGRVQLKRLSRFVRARRDNAAALTEALADAPVDPPTIPDGLDHAFHQYTVRAPDRERLVAHLDDGGIDTGVYYPTPIHEQPAYEGVDERFPVAERAAEEVLSLPVHPGLSEADREAIADALALYQTR